A segment of the Lycium ferocissimum isolate CSIRO_LF1 chromosome 10, AGI_CSIRO_Lferr_CH_V1, whole genome shotgun sequence genome:
GATTTCTATAGATAGAATTAGTTAGTTAGGGCTAAATGTGCTCCATTATTTGAAAGATGAAAGATTATTAGTCCCACCTCAAATAATATGGACTATTTCGAATGGAAGTCCTAACATAAAGGACCATTTTGGATCTTTCAAACTATAGCTGAAAGTGTACAAAgtaaaaatcaataaaatgctTAAGCGAGTGCAGTGTGATTCGAACCAGTTACATTGACGAACTTTTGAACCCCCTCAACCCTCGAACCAGGCCTCTTAATTGTATCAAGAGGGTTCATTATAAGATATATAAACGTAAAACTCAAATTTGGCCCTacatatataatgtaattttccgGTGAAGGTTGTTCGGATGAAACCCCTCGCCACCatctagctccgcccctggtgAGGAGTGCAACAAGCTTCTTTGTTGAGAACTAAGCTTAATGTATAATGGTGCTAAAATTGGAGGCAACTCTTTTGCTTATTCAATAGTCTGAGATGTAGACTTTGATGTTCCTTTTGTTAGTTCAACATAACTTGTTTAATGTGTTCTTCCTTATGAATCCGATTCCATTATTATTAGACAGCAAACGAGTTGTCGAGGGAAGGCAATGGCACTGAAATCATTTATTCATGAGCTTAAAGGAGTAGGAGATGGTCTTGAtaacaaattgaaaaagaaagctGAGGGGAAGTGTGTACTAAGCCGTGCCAGGTCATATGTCACGCCTGAGCAATTAACATCCTTTACATGTACAATGGTTCAACAGAGCCCCTGGGCAAATTTTCCACCTGAACTGCTACTTGACGTAATCCAACAAATAGAGGCCTATCCCATAGTGTCCCTATGACAGAACAAGAAAAAGTAATCATACAATTTGGGAAGATAGGGAAAGACATTTTCACCATGGATTACCACTACCCCTATAGGCATTTCAAGCATTTGCAATCTGCTTAAGTAGCCTTGACGCCAAACCTGCTTGCAAGTAGCCTCACTTATTGGTTTTGGCTAACATGCCATTTTGTGCTTTTGTCTTCCAAGTTAATTGTACATGCATCTTTTTTAGTCCTCTCCAAAAGGAGGGTCTTTTATGTGCAGGTTGTAGGATGTTCTCTGTAGCAATTTGGGTGATATGCTTTCAAGTTGCATGTAGTGTTTTGCCTGCATAAGTGGCAATTGTGTTGTATTCTTAGCATGTTGAACTTCTTCTAACATTGTGTCCGTTTGCAAGATTTAGCATTGCCTTTGACTTACagagtcctttctttcttctccattcTTAATTATTTCTTTGTAGTTTCTTCACCTATATTTCTCTCTACATGAGACTTTGGCCTATATTTGCACATAAAAACAGGCGGCAGAGAACAACATCTTATGactttcatgctttatatatcaCTTGAATATGCACATAAGGATTTTTTAAGCAGATATTATTGAATATGTACATAGGGATTTCTCAACTTTTATCAATTACATGCATTACGGCAGTAGTATTCAAAGAATATCTATCTCGTTCTCTCTCTTCTCCATACCACCAACATGGTGACCATGTTGCCAAGGTTCTTCAGGGTTATCTGAATCAGAATCATTTGGTTCAAAGAAAAGGCCTTCGAGACATCTTCTTCTGATTGTTGGCTCGTATGTTTGTTTCTGGGCAGGGGTAACATTAAATTCAGCCTTGTGTGCTTCAAACACTCCAGTTCCCTCACTTGATTTTATAGGTTCTGAAGGCATACGGGGGAACAACATATGTATACCTGGATTTTTTCCCTCAACGGAACTGTCAAATGTAATTGAGTTGTTGAGGCCCTGCACATTGCAGTTTAAGTATGCCTCTATTTCTTGATCTTTTATGGTCCTTGCATCGTTTGGTTGTCTTCCCTCCGAATTCCCCTCTGCATCCGTGGTTGCATCGGCACTTTCATCTGCGTTCAGTTTGTAGCCTCTGTTAATGCGAATCACTCTTCCTTTTCTGGATGAGTAAGAACCAAGTTGCATAGATGCTCCTCTATTATCACCTGCAAGGGTGATCACACTCACCGGTGTTTCTCCCAAATTTTGCTTTCCATCTCCAACTGCCATCCTATGAATAAATTTTGAGATGTTATCTTTTACCTCTTTGTTAAGGGTTATCTCCTGTTCAGCGGAAACTGCAGTTTCCTTACTTCCACTGGCAGCTATTTTGTTCTTTAGCTGAGATGAAATTTTGCTTGTCTGTTTCCCATTAGAGACACGGTTCACCCAAAATTGGTCGTCATCATAATTGGCTTGCTTCTCTGTATATGCTTGCTTTGATTGAAACACACTGTTTGGCTGCTCTTTGGATGTCAGAGAACCACCAACCTTTTCTCCTACACCATAGATTTTGTCCCTGGTCTCTTGCACAACTTTCTTCACTTCTTTAGTTTCGGAGGTGTCTATCTCCAACAGTCTGTCCATCTTAGGTTCACCAATGATTCTTGAAGTATCTGATGTCTTGGATGGTCCTTCCGTAATACCTCTAGTGGATCTCACCTCTGAGAGTTCTGAGGGTTGTATTACCTTTTCAGGTGACTTATCTTTTGCTTCAGGGAATGTGTTGGATATGGCCTCTTTCTTGGGAAGCTCCATTTGTTCTGATTGAGGCCCAGCTGTTGCGGGCATTGGTTCTTTTTCAGTAGATTTGGAAGAAGTCTCTGAGCTCTCTTGTGATTGTTTCGGTCGAGATATTGGCTGAGCAATTGTCTGATCCTTTGGTTGACCTTGGGAGGTTATACCAAGTGGAAGATTTGAAGAAGTCTGGCTCGCAGGGCGAGCTGCCTTTGGTGTAAGTTGGTCAGTTGGAAGGACCTGAGGACCCTTGCGTGATGGAGAGGATTTTGGACTCGTTTCCTGTGATTGAGAAGCTGGATGAGGCGGGGATCGAGATGGAGACTGAGACGCATTGGACTTAGTTGCCACATCAGATGGTGAGGCTGGTTGAGAAGTGATGCCTTGCTGTTCTTGAGATGGTATCAAGGGTTGAGACTCAGTTTTGGTGGGAGCAATTTCTGAAGGATTATTAGATTGTGGGCTCTGAGCTATTGTGGATGTAGGGGTGGTGGGGGTTTGAGTTTCAGAGTTCGGGCTAGCTGGAGCATTTGTGGGTTTAGAGTCTGTGGTAAAGGATTGTACAGGCGCTTTGGTTGCAGATGAAGATTGAGGAGGAACTTGCTTAGTTTCAAGTGAAGGGCTTGTGTTTGTTGCGGTAGACTGGATAGGTGTTTTACTTTCAGCTGAAGGTTGAGGAGGAACTGAGGTACTTTCAGGTAAAGGGCTTGTATTTGTAATGGACTGGATAGGAGCTTTGCTTTCAGCTGAAGGTTGAGGGGGTGAAGAAGGCTTTCTGGATTTTGTGCTTGCGGTGGTACTTGGTGGCTGCTTGCCAGTTGAGTTTTCAGTTGCAGGACTGGAGGACGGGCTAGATTTGGGTGTAGTGCTGCTGGAGGGCTGTGAAGCAGTTCGTGTTCTCGTCACTTGACGAGTTGTTGTGCGCTTAGGACCAGTTTTGGTATTAGGCTGAGTGGATGGTTTGCTTGCAGGTTCAGGTTCAGATGCAGGTTGTGACCAAGGAAGGCGAAAGCGGAATGTTGATCTTCTTTCCATTTTACAAGAACAAAACTTATGAAGCAAATGGAAATTTGTTGTTCAATTGTCTGATGATGATATGCAACCAGCAACAAGCATCACATTATAAATGTTTGCTTTTGATACCTTGGAACATTTCACACTTTAGAATGTCTATTCTTGCCTTCTCACCTTCGGCTTTTGCTTCTTTTCCTCTCTCTGCAGGCAACCTTTCTCTGTATATAATGTTGTTTATTTGCCTTATGATTGAGGTTAGCATCTCAGTTTGTTTATTATCTTTGTGCATCAGCACAATCCACTTAAAAGTGGTTTGGGCCCATTGTTCAACTTTACAATGTGAATCTTTCAGAACGTTTTCATGAATATTATTTCCTGGATGTGACTTGATTCTCACAGCAACACCACAAGAAGACAATGAACTTCAACTCCTGCACAAAAGACAGCCAATGTGGAGAAATTGTTTAGTTCCTTGTCAAAGAATATCTCAACTGGAGGCAAAGGAAAAGGGGAAAAGTGGAAACTAAGCGAAAATGTGAAAGTAGCTACCAAAAAGCTATGTTCCTATTAAATACTTGATGGCCTCTACAAGAAGTAAAGCATTAGAAGCATAATTCACGTTAACAGACATGATCTTTCCTGATTTACTAGctcaagaaaagaacaaaaaaacgGAATTCATATAAGTAACGGAAGGACAGTACTTGTCCTTGTGCCTGAGACAAAATTGCCCAGTTGAAGATATTTTTTCCTCCTCTTAGGTAAGTTCTTCAATTTCTCTACTACTTCATGAGCACTGAGAACTACTTTGACACTTCATATTCTACAGAACAGATCTTAATGTCCAGACATTCATTGTGATGACACAAAATGGCAAGCATAAAAgcatttattttattctttaaaaaGACGGCTATAGAACATCGATCATGGCAAATATTTGCAGTTGCATGTTTATTTACCACATAAGTGCACTCTGATGCATTTACTGGTTATCACTAACATCTCAACAGTTACAAGATACAGAAAAATGATTTATAAGTGTTTGATATTATGATAGTTTTTGTACCATAGTTACAGGAACACAATGCAAGGTCTTATGCGCATGGTCAGATCATGCCATGAAAAGCTCAAGGTTACAATTTTACAGCACCCGCAATTCAAAAGCATGAGTGAGATGAACAAATCATTCGCAAGATTTGGACGTGTCATCTCCTTCCCCACAGTGCAAGGAGAGGAAGATAATGACATAATGGTACCGGAG
Coding sequences within it:
- the LOC132034777 gene encoding uncharacterized protein LOC132034777, translated to MERRSTFRFRLPWSQPASEPEPASKPSTQPNTKTGPKRTTTRQVTRTRTASQPSSSTTPKSSPSSSPATENSTGKQPPSTTASTKSRKPSSPPQPSAESKAPIQSITNTSPLPESTSVPPQPSAESKTPIQSTATNTSPSLETKQVPPQSSSATKAPVQSFTTDSKPTNAPASPNSETQTPTTPTSTIAQSPQSNNPSEIAPTKTESQPLIPSQEQQGITSQPASPSDVATKSNASQSPSRSPPHPASQSQETSPKSSPSRKGPQVLPTDQLTPKAARPASQTSSNLPLGITSQGQPKDQTIAQPISRPKQSQESSETSSKSTEKEPMPATAGPQSEQMELPKKEAISNTFPEAKDKSPEKVIQPSELSEVRSTRGITEGPSKTSDTSRIIGEPKMDRLLEIDTSETKEVKKVVQETRDKIYGVGEKVGGSLTSKEQPNSVFQSKQAYTEKQANYDDDQFWVNRVSNGKQTSKISSQLKNKIAASGSKETAVSAEQEITLNKEVKDNISKFIHRMAVGDGKQNLGETPVSVITLAGDNRGASMQLGSYSSRKGRVIRINRGYKLNADESADATTDAEGNSEGRQPNDARTIKDQEIEAYLNCNVQGLNNSITFDSSVEGKNPGIHMLFPRMPSEPIKSSEGTGVFEAHKAEFNVTPAQKQTYEPTIRRRCLEGLFFEPNDSDSDNPEEPWQHGHHVGGMEKRENEIDIL